The nucleotide sequence GACGATGGTGATGGCGTCGGCACTGACCAGGCTATCGGGTTCCAGGATGGCATACTCCGATGCAACATCCAGTGTTCGCAATTGCAGGTCGTAAGGAGACGGATAACGAACCACGCCTTCGGGCAACCGAACATCAATTGCCAGACGCCCGGGGCGGGCCTCGGTACCATCGACCGGTCGATAAAACGCGGGCGCACCATCACGCCCTGCCCTGCCTCGGAACCCTCCCGGATTGCTACGGTGGACCACTCGCGTCCGCGTTCGGCCCTCACTGTCACGATAGGTTCTGGTCTCGGTCCAGTGATAACTGCTGCCACCGGGACCTCCGGGGCCACCCTTTCCCGGTTTACCCGGCGTTCCCGCGAAGCCCACATCGCCGCTGCGTTGATCGCCCTTGACCAACATCAGCAACCCCAGATCGCGATGATCGATCTGTAGCCGCAAGTCGGATCCGCGGCCCGCGTTTCCACCATCGGTTGCATTGCCCGCATTGCCGCCGTCGCCACCGGGCCCACCGTTTCCGCCACGCGAAAAACGAGTGGCATCGCGTCCACGATATCCGCGGCTGCCTGGCTGGCCATTGCCACCGTCACCGCCGTTGCCGCCTCGACCTCCCCGACCGTTCATGAAGACATAGCCCTGGTCGCCAATGTTCACATCGACTTGGACAGGACCGTTCAGCTGCAGATTTTGCTGATCCATCCCCGAAAATCCCAGCCGGATAATCGCGTCGTTGGCGTCGCCGCCGTCTTCGGGTGATGTCGCATTGCCGCCGTTGGCGCCACGCTTTCCGGGACGCGCCGGCGGGCGACGATAACTGGTACCGTGCTGTCCGTGCCGCCCGTTACGTCCACGTAGCGGCAACTGGTACAGGCTATCGATTTCCCCGACCGAGGCAAAACATCCGGGTCCTGGTTCGTCAGTTGGATCTAGTTGTCGATCGATTGCCAATTCCTATTTCTCCGCATCGTGGGTCACGTCGCCATTCTATCCTGACGACGCAGCGACATTGACGATGTCGAAAAGGATGAATCGACCGATTTCAAAGACAGCGTTGCCGCGGCCGCCTCTTCGCTGCAACACAAACCTTCTTGGCAACCCCCGACCGGCGATCAGACAAGGGAGAAGTGTAACGGTTCCGATCCCATCGACTATTTCGGTCCAGCTGGATTTCGTTCGACGATTGCCATGATTCCCGCTGGCGAACCCACGTCGATCACATGCCGATCGCCGCGTGATTCCGCCGCCCACTGTTCGCCGGTTGGTTGCCCGACGGCCCCCAGGACTCTGACATTCAGCTTTTCGGATTCCTGCCAACCCTTGATTGAGACCTTTCCTTTGACCGGACGAATCTCCACAGGGCCGTCGCCCCACTGGTCGACCGTTTGCATATCGTCATGCCAAGTCAATCCTTTGCAAACGGCTCGATCGGCCGCTACCAACAGCAACTGACGGCTGTGTTGGATCGGCTGCCCGTCCAAACTGACCAACATCACCACGGCAAATTCATTGGACAAGTCCGTCGATATGTGGTGAGTTCCTTTCCAGGCTTTACCCCGCCAATCCGATTGAAATCCTACGATCGCTTCGGCCATCGGCGTTTGCATCAACAGATGCCCACGACCGTCTTGAAAACCAAGCCAATCCAATTGTCCGCCTTCGGATCGGATCCCCTTGTCGATCAACACGGCCGGATAATCTGCGGTCGGCACTTCGTCATCGCCCACATATTGCCAACGCGTCTGCTGTACGAGAGGTAAGATCCTCGGAAACAGCGGGTCGAAAAAAGGTCGACGATCCCAACGACTGACTCGGCACCAATCGACCATTTGGCTAGCATTGACATTCCGAACCGTCCGTTCGGCAGCGGGCTGGATCACTTGCTGATGCCACATCAGACCGCAAGCCCACATCGCGGCCACTTTGATCGGATCGGGTGACAACTGGAACAATTCATGTCGCTCGATGACTGACTTGCTGTCATAGAAGCTGGATCCCCAGGCGTGAAAACACACACCATCCCAGTCTTGCAGCATGCTGAACGCGGTAACAATCGGCATCCCCTCGGCGGCATACTGATGAGGGTACGGATGCTGTGTTTCACTAATCACGAATGGCTTTCCGACCATTGCGGTGCGAGCAAATTGCACGATCGTGCTGTCCGATGGATCGTTCACCATTGGATCGTTTTTGATCCTGACCTCTGCGCCCGTACTGGGGTGCTGCCAATACCCATGTCCGTCCATGTAGTCGAACATGGCGTTGTTCAGCATGTGCGGATATCCGTTCAACGTATCGCTGTGATCAGAATCACCGATCAACATCGATTGCAGACCGACTTCATCCTTTAAGAAGGATCGCATCTGCGACAGAAACTTACGCTCTGTTTGCACAATGAACTGATAATCCGTTTCGAATCGTTCGCGACTGACCCTGGAAAATTCATCGGGCGACAGCAATGTCAAAGGCCCAGCCTGTCCCGCCTGATTTTCGAATTCATGTCTCTGTTGCGGCGATCGGTTTTCCGCCAGCCAACGGTTGAATTGACGGTTCAGTTCCTCGGCGTACTGCGTCGGCAAAGGGCTCCAGGTTCCCCCGTCTTGATCATCTACGCCGACCAATCTGCCGCTTAACCAACCGCCCACAAGCGAATTCTCGTTAACGATTTCCACCACCACGACCGCGGGTTCTTCGCAATAGCGTCGTCCAGTGTATGGATTGATGCGAGTCAACAGTTTTCGGGCATAGTCCTGCTGCAACTGAATCAAACGCGGATGGAAATGAGTGGCCCATTTCCCGAGCCCCAGTTCACGTGGCTGCGGAACTTCATCGCCCGGTCCGTAGGTCCGAAAAACGTTCAGATTCAAATTGGCGTAAATCCCACGCCGTCGCAGTTGGTCAAACAAATAGTCGAACTTTGCCAGGTCCGCTTCATTCAGCTGGTCCCATCGATCACCTGATCGGTCCAGACTGCTTTTACCCCAAGCTGAATCCAGTCCATGAAATCGGACACAGTTGATTCCCAGGGCGGCAAACGTATCGGCCAGTCGTTCGGCCTGCTGCTTTTCGGGAAAGCACGCCGGCCCGCCCAGATTGACTCCCCAAATCCGAAAGCGTTTGCCGGCCCCATCCACCAAGTGTTCTCCTTGTGGACGGATGAACCCGTGTTTGCCTGCGGGAGCATCCAGAAAACGGCTAAGGTCAAGTGACGATTCACCCATCGATGTCCAGTCCACGGGAAATGGAACACGTTGCTCCGCACGTGCCGTTGCCATCACCCCAAACAAGATGGTCACCAAAATCGCTGCATGCACCTTCACGGCCAAACCCTTCACCACGCTGGAAGACAAAAAACACTTCGTCGATCGCACTGGATTTTGCATCTGATACATTGCAATCCGGAACGATCACCACCAATGCGATCTGCCGCCTACACAGGACGACTTTTCGATGGGCCTTCAAAATAACTTAACGCGACGCGACCACCGACCGAGCAGAACGACTTGTCGCACCTGGACAGGTGCTTTTGCTTTGGTCGCGGTCCAAGCCATCTTTTGTCCCTGGACCGCCTTTGGTTTGGACCCAGATTTTGCGAAACCACAAGCCGCCTTTACCGGGTTCATCCAGACGGACGAACCTGATTACCAGTGGCAATTGGAAGACAAGGTTGATACCGCGGGTTATCAGAAGTGGTCGTTGAAACTGACCAGCCAGCGTTGGCAAAACATCGTTTGGAAGCACGATGTTCGCGTTTATGTCCCCAAGCCCTGTCCGCATCCGGATGCAGCGATCTTGTTCATCAACGGTGGCTCCAACCGTCGTCCGCCCAATGCAGCGATCGAACCCGCCTGTGTGGCTTTAGCCGGTATGAGCGGTATGCCGGTTGTGGCCTTGTTCCAGGTCCCCAATCAACCGTTGCTGGGGGGCAAATATGAGGACGCATTGATTGCTGCGACTTGGCTGAAATACCTCGACACGGGCGACGGGACATGGCCGCTGTTGTTCCCGATGGTCAAGAGCGCAGTCAAGACGATGGACTGCGTTGGTGAACTTAGCGAACAACAATTACAACGTCCCATCGAACGCTTCATCGTGACCGGTGCGTCAAAGCGAGGCTGGACCAGTTGGTTATCGGCCGCCGCGGATGATCGCGTCATCGGCATTGCCCCCATGGTCATCGACACACTGAATTTTCGAAAACAGATGGAAGACCAGAAGCAGAAGTGGGGCTTCTTCAGCGAACAAATCGCCGACTACACCGAAGCTGGCTTGGTCAATCTTGAAAACGAAAGTGATGCAGAAAGACAATTGCGTTTGATGATGGATCCCTACGAGTACCGGGATCGAATACGCGTCCCCAAGTTGCTGATCAATGGCGCAAATGATCGCTATTGGCGTTGCGATGCCCTGGACAACTACTGGAACGACCTATCGTCGCCCAAGAATGTGTTGACCATTGCCAACGCAGGACACGGATTGGAAGGCGGGCATATGCGTGTGACCGCTTCGATTGCGACCTTTGCCGCAAAATGCGCCGAAGGCCGGCGATTACCGTCCATCCAGTGGTCCACCCAGACCGACGGGCGGTCCATTCGCTTCACCGCACAGTCCGATCGCGACGTGTCAGATTTTCGTTTTTGGGTGGCATTTTCCGACACACGCGATTTCCGCGATCGTCAATTCCATCGATTCGATGCGGATGCTGAAAACCGGCGAAAAGCGACGGTCGAATTCGATGTCCCCAAGGGTCAGCACGCTGCGGTTTTCGCGGACCTGACATTCGGCAGCATGCTGTCGGCCTTCGACCTATCCACCGGCATTGCGCAACCCGAACTTTAGTGAACCCTTGGATCAGTGCAGACTGCGGATTTCATCGCTGTACATCAAACACGGTGCCAACCGGCCATACGGATTGGGATTCGCTTCCAAGAACGGTGGTCGCAAAGGCAGTTCCAACTGTTCATCGTCGACGCCTTCCCAGTATCCATTGGGATCAAGACGAATCGCTTCCATCGCCAAGAACAAGTCGATCCGTTCCAGAATGAAATTGATGTGCTCTCGAGCCACGGAATTTAAGGCTCCGGTGAAGTCTTGCTGAGCTTCCAAAAAGTCACGTGCCACAACGTTACCGACCGCTAGCTGCAGTTGCAGTCGGGTACTGACCACACGTTCGTACGCCAGTGCCGCCGATGCAACGGCGATTTCATACTGGGTGCGCCGCAATCGAAGCTGACGCAAGCGTTCACGAATCGAAAACTTGATCTGGTCTTCTTGGTCGATCAAAGCGCGACGTGCTGCGTTGTAGTTGATCAACGCGGTACGATAAGCATTGCGTTCGATCCGTCGATTCAGCGGCGTGTCGAGCGCAAAACTAAGCCGAGTTTCGCTGTCGTCGAACGTGAAATCAAAGGCACGATTCACATCACTTCGTGTCCGCAGAATATGCGTCGCACGAATGTCGATGATCGAACGCAGATCATCCGCAGCCAACTTGATCTGACGTCGCGCGTCGGCCAATTCGCCCCGCTGGTTCATCAAGTCATAACGTTGCACCAATGCGGTCAGCATTGCTTCGTCGTCATCGATATCAACTTCATCCAACCCGCCAACATCACTACCAGCCACCTGATCCACCAAGTCGACAATCTCCTTGACCGTCTTTGCGATCAGTTCATCCATTTCGCCCTCTTGGTCGGGCAACAGATCGCCGGCGGCTTCGCGATCCAAGCGATCCACCCGCTGTAACAAAGGATCGCCGCGTTTGGATAGCGATTCCAATTCATCCAACTGTCGTTTTTCGATCGCGGTTTCCCATTGCCGAATCCATTGATCCAGTTCGCGATTGTAGGTTTCGACCTGCTGGTCCAACTGTTCCAGACCATTATCCTCGACCGGATCGGCCGGCCCGGCGTCGGGATCAGGGGGGCTCGATGCGGCTGATTCCGCCTGTCGCATCAGCGCCCGCAGACCGATGGCCGCTTCGGCCTGGGCCAGCTTGGCATCGATCAGATCAACCGTTCGCGCAAAGCGAATCATTGGCTCCGGTGGCAAGTCGCCGCTCAGTTCCCGACGCCGAATCGCATCCAGTTGATCTGCCTGCAAACGCGATTCGATCAGGGCCAGGATTGATTCCAATTGCGTCGCAGCACGCTGTTCGTCGGTCACTTCATCAATCCCGGACACCTCATTACGGACCCGCAAGGTATCCATCAGGCGGTCCACCAGTACGGTCGCACCATTGACCACCGAATCTCGTTCGCTCCATCGCCCCGCCGTGGTTTCCAGCAACGACGTTTTGGTTCGCTGGACAAGCTGGCGGGTCACGGTCAATTCGTCACTGGTGGTCAATGCCTCCAATTCGCTCAGCGAAATATTCAACGGCATTTCCGGCGGCAAGCCGATCGCAAGCTTCAACCGATCCAATGAGGTTTCCAATCGATTGCAATCACCCACCAGCGAACTCTGGCTCCGCAGTGCGTTTTGTTCAAACTGGTCGACCTGAATGCGTGGAATTCGACCCGCCTTCAAGTACTCTGCCCTACCCTGCAGGAAAGCCCGCAGGTTACTGAAGTAGTCCTGTGAACTGATCTCGATCGCCCGATAGGTCAGCAACAGGTTGTAATATCGACCGGCCATGTCGACAAAAAGCTCACGTCGGTACCGAATCAGATCCCGAGCCGCGTAAATCACGTCTCGCTCTGCCTGGGTCAGACTTTCGAAAACAATGTCGCGTTGTAAAAGCGATTGCTGAAAATCGAACAGCAACTCTGATCCCACATCGGCGGCGAAGCCTTGTGGCCCATTGAACGTCAGCACCACGCTGTTGGCAAAGCTGGCCAGGAATTGGCCTCCGGTGCACAACGTTTGCGTGACCGCCGCATTGGTGGGGATCGCCAACCGGTTGTTGGTCAGTCCGCGAAACCGTGAGTGCGTATAGTTCAAGGCCGTTCCGTTGCCCCGGCGGGTCGGACGCAACCAAAAATCGTAGCGTTCGCGAGTCAAACGCAGCGCCACCCGATACAGGATCTCTTTACGCGTCTGATATTCGCGGCTGTTGATCAACGTCAGTTCCATGACGTTGGGCAATGACAGGCGAGGCGCATCGCTAAGCATCGGCTCGATTTCTGCATCGGTTGCTTTGGGATACGACCGACGAAATTCTTCGCGTACCGATTCGAATTCCAGCATTCTGGGAATGCATGTTTGAGGAATTCGCCCCCAGTATTCCGGTGGAATCGGCACGATTCGCAAACCGCCCGTTGGTTGCGCATCACTGTCTTCCAAACGCTCATCGTCTGCGGCGTCCGACTCGATGGACGGCGTATTGTCGGCGTCTGCGTCTGGAGCATTCTGCAGCAATTGGCCCAATGAATCGGAATCGACCGCCTCCGAATCGGCTGGCAACGCCAGTTCCTCCGGTGCGTCCACCTGTTCGGGATCGGCGTCGTCACTGATCGCGAGTTCCGCGGCCGGCCGACTACCATCGGTGGCACCTGGCGCAGCCAGCTGCACCGCGGATGTTTGTTGCACAAAAGTGTCAGCAACTCGCATGTTCCCGACGCTCGCTGTCGCCGCAGCAACCTGTTTTGGTTTCCCAGAACTGGTCGGGTCGCTTGATGAAGGTGCGACGGATTTAAATTCCGAGTACGGCGGCACTATGATCGGTTGATGGGTACCGGTTTGCGACTGGTCGGCGGCCCCCTGTACGTTCGGATCAATCAGACCAGGGTCGATCAGTTCAGGACTGTTGCCCGCTGGGATCAGTTCAGGCTGCGGAGTCGTTTCGGGATTTGCTTCCCCCCGCGTTTCGTCCGGCTCCGCCGAGTCGTCAACGGACTCCAAGTCGCCCGATTCATCCGCGGCCAAATCCACCGATTGGCGTGGATCACCCGTCGCAAGCTGCGGCAGCGTGTACCCGTGCAAACGGGGTTCGGGTGGCGGCAACGCCGGGCAATCTTCGGGCGACGGGTCAAAGAAACGCGATCGGGGATCGACCTGAATCCCTGGCAAACGAGGCAGATTCCAAGCCTCTTCGGCGCGTTTCTCCTGATAAATCGCCTCGACATCACAATCCGCTTGGGTGCGGTAGTGTTTGCGAGTGCAGCCGCCAACGGAAAGACAGACCGCCCCAAGCATGGTGCCAAGGACGAACCAGCGTGAGCGAAGATTCGTGAAGCTGATGATCAAGACGGTCATGCCGATTCCAAGGGCGCGCGAGAACCACGCAGTTTGGAATCGGCAATCGGTTATTCGCCTTTCGACGGTTTCTCACGACGAAGGGGTCGGTCGGGTCAGGCAAACTTTTCCGCCCCGCCAGCGGCCGGTCCGGCCAATC is from Crateriforma conspicua and encodes:
- a CDS encoding PhoPQ-activated pathogenicity-related family protein, with product MGLQNNLTRRDHRPSRTTCRTWTGAFALVAVQAIFCPWTAFGLDPDFAKPQAAFTGFIQTDEPDYQWQLEDKVDTAGYQKWSLKLTSQRWQNIVWKHDVRVYVPKPCPHPDAAILFINGGSNRRPPNAAIEPACVALAGMSGMPVVALFQVPNQPLLGGKYEDALIAATWLKYLDTGDGTWPLLFPMVKSAVKTMDCVGELSEQQLQRPIERFIVTGASKRGWTSWLSAAADDRVIGIAPMVIDTLNFRKQMEDQKQKWGFFSEQIADYTEAGLVNLENESDAERQLRLMMDPYEYRDRIRVPKLLINGANDRYWRCDALDNYWNDLSSPKNVLTIANAGHGLEGGHMRVTASIATFAAKCAEGRRLPSIQWSTQTDGRSIRFTAQSDRDVSDFRFWVAFSDTRDFRDRQFHRFDADAENRRKATVEFDVPKGQHAAVFADLTFGSMLSAFDLSTGIAQPEL
- a CDS encoding TolC family protein — encoded protein: MTVLIISFTNLRSRWFVLGTMLGAVCLSVGGCTRKHYRTQADCDVEAIYQEKRAEEAWNLPRLPGIQVDPRSRFFDPSPEDCPALPPPEPRLHGYTLPQLATGDPRQSVDLAADESGDLESVDDSAEPDETRGEANPETTPQPELIPAGNSPELIDPGLIDPNVQGAADQSQTGTHQPIIVPPYSEFKSVAPSSSDPTSSGKPKQVAAATASVGNMRVADTFVQQTSAVQLAAPGATDGSRPAAELAISDDADPEQVDAPEELALPADSEAVDSDSLGQLLQNAPDADADNTPSIESDAADDERLEDSDAQPTGGLRIVPIPPEYWGRIPQTCIPRMLEFESVREEFRRSYPKATDAEIEPMLSDAPRLSLPNVMELTLINSREYQTRKEILYRVALRLTRERYDFWLRPTRRGNGTALNYTHSRFRGLTNNRLAIPTNAAVTQTLCTGGQFLASFANSVVLTFNGPQGFAADVGSELLFDFQQSLLQRDIVFESLTQAERDVIYAARDLIRYRRELFVDMAGRYYNLLLTYRAIEISSQDYFSNLRAFLQGRAEYLKAGRIPRIQVDQFEQNALRSQSSLVGDCNRLETSLDRLKLAIGLPPEMPLNISLSELEALTTSDELTVTRQLVQRTKTSLLETTAGRWSERDSVVNGATVLVDRLMDTLRVRNEVSGIDEVTDEQRAATQLESILALIESRLQADQLDAIRRRELSGDLPPEPMIRFARTVDLIDAKLAQAEAAIGLRALMRQAESAASSPPDPDAGPADPVEDNGLEQLDQQVETYNRELDQWIRQWETAIEKRQLDELESLSKRGDPLLQRVDRLDREAAGDLLPDQEGEMDELIAKTVKEIVDLVDQVAGSDVGGLDEVDIDDDEAMLTALVQRYDLMNQRGELADARRQIKLAADDLRSIIDIRATHILRTRSDVNRAFDFTFDDSETRLSFALDTPLNRRIERNAYRTALINYNAARRALIDQEDQIKFSIRERLRQLRLRRTQYEIAVASAALAYERVVSTRLQLQLAVGNVVARDFLEAQQDFTGALNSVAREHINFILERIDLFLAMEAIRLDPNGYWEGVDDEQLELPLRPPFLEANPNPYGRLAPCLMYSDEIRSLH